One Euphorbia lathyris chromosome 1, ddEupLath1.1, whole genome shotgun sequence DNA segment encodes these proteins:
- the LOC136217418 gene encoding peroxidase 66, with the protein MAVFGPKHSFFGVIFLLLISISLSKAILDAHYYDQTCPQAEKIIFETVQKASMHDSKVPARILRMFFHDCFIRGCDASILLDSTPGNQAEKDGPPNISVRSFYVIDEAKAKLEMACPNTISCADIIAIAARDVVTMSRGPYWNVLKGRKDGTVSKANDTINLPAPTFNVSQLIQSFANRGLGVKDMVALSGAHTLGFSHCSSFEARLHNFSSLHAVDPSMNGEFVEKLRVKCPKPNKDHNAGEFLDSTSSTFDNNYYKQLMEGKGVFGSDQALFDDYRTRKIVELFAKDQSLFFREFTASMVKLGKVGVTEHGEVRRKCRVVN; encoded by the exons ATGGCTGTTTTTGGACCAAAACATTCATTTTTTGGAGTAATTTTTCTTCTCTTAATATCCATTTCACTTTCCAAAGCTATACTTGATGCTCATTACTATGACCAAACATGTCCACAGGCTGAGAAAATCATCTTTGAGACAGTTCAAAAGGCTTCCATGCATGATTCTAAGGTTCCAGCCCGAATCCTAAGAATGTTTTTCCATGACTGTTTCATAAGG GGATGTGATGCATCTATTTTGCTGGACTCCACCCCTGGAAACCAAGCAGAGAAAGATGGCCCTCCCAATATCTCAGTTCGATCCTTCTACGTGATTGATGAAGCTAAAGCCAAACTTGAAATGGCTTGTCCAAACACCATTTCATGTGCTGATATAATAGCTATAGCAGCAAGAGATGTTGTGACCATG TCTAGAGGACCTTACTGGAATGTACTCAAGGGAAGGAAGGATGGAACAGTGTCGAAAGCTAATGACACCATTAACCTACCAGCTCCAACTTTCAATGTGTCACAACTCATTCAAAGCTTTGCTAATAGAGGTTTAGGAGTTAAAGACATGGTTGCTTTATCAGGCGCCCACACTCTAGGTTTTTCACACTGCTCCTCGTTTGAAGCTCGGCTTCACAACTTTAGTTCATTGCATGCTGTTGATCCAAGCATGAATGGAGAGTTTGTTGAGAAGCTCAGAGTTAAATGTCCAAAACCAAACAAGGATCATAATGCTGGAGAGTTCTTAGACTCAACCTCTTCAACCTTTGATAATAACTATTACAAGCAACTCATGGAAGGGAAAGGTGTGTTTGGATCAGATCAAGCATTGTTTGATGATTATAGAACTAGAAAAATTGTTGAATTATTTGCCAAGGATCAAAGTTTGTTCTTCAGAGAATTCACCGCATCAATGGTGAAACTAGGAAAAGTAGGAGTGACTGAACATGGAGAAGTTAGACGTAAATGCCGGGTGGTTAATTAA
- the LOC136226174 gene encoding uncharacterized protein has product MFMAEVGNTGINIKKRKMGERKDANRGNNPSSKSKWPLIKPKNNLQINHLKDNDLFTIDRFLTSAESKAFIKAAESIGFVHQGSLGPTKGEAYRDNDRIAANDPVLATTLWESGLNNLFSDIKIRGKVAVGLNPNIRFYRYKVGQQFGRHIDESVDLEDGKHTYYTLLIYLSGDGKAKSKNGPKSLNDSSSECLAGGETVFYGSRNGVVAEVAPTEGMALLHIHGNKCMLHEARNVTKGVKYVVRSDVVFA; this is encoded by the exons ATGTTTATGGCAGAGGTAGGAAACACAGgtataaacataaaaaagagaaagatgGGAGAGAGAAAAGATGCCAATAGAGGCAATAATCCATCTTCAAAGTCCAAGTGGCCTCTCATCAAACCCAAGAACAATCTCCAGATTAATCATCTCAAAGATAACGATCTTTTTACT ATTGACAGGTTCTTGACATCTGCCGAATCAAAGGCATTCATCAAAGCTGCAGAATCTATTGGATTCGTTCATCAAGGGAGCCTTGGTCCAACAAAAGGTGAAGCTTACAGAGATAATGATAGAATAGCTGCAAATGATCCTGTTCTTGCAACTACTCTATGGGAGTCTGGACTGAATAATTTGTTTTCTGATATTAAAATTCGGGGCAAGGTTGCTGTTGGCTTGAATCCAAATATCAGATTCTATAG GTACAAGGTGGGCCAGCAATTTGGACGACATATTGATGAAAGTGTTGATCTTGAGGATGGGAAACACACCTATTATACTCTGCTAATATATCTAAGTGGTGATGGTAAGGCCAAATCTAAAAATGGTCCAAAAAGCTTGAATGATTCTTCGTCAGAGTGCCTTGCTGGAGGGGAGACTGTCTTCTACGGTTCACGGAATGGTGTTGTGGCTGAG GTGGCTCCAACAGAAGGGATGGCACTCCTACACATTCATGGCAACAAATGCATGTTGCATGAAGCCCGGAACGTTACCAAAGGTGTAAAATATGTGGTCCGGTCAGATGTAGTTTTTGCTTGA